One window of the Dermacentor andersoni chromosome 10, qqDerAnde1_hic_scaffold, whole genome shotgun sequence genome contains the following:
- the LOC126517922 gene encoding uncharacterized protein, with product MQVSSWYQAPSKKSSDYFLVQLPSPQCCILLISECIEAIRALLLLSGDIETNPGPEKAVLDELKKLSTGQATLISEMQSLKTQLTSTNCTIANLSTRLTDLENLCKNLLALRTEVDAISTKTGQLTHRMCDIEERLDDLENRSRRNNLIFYGFPDTNPKETYVQSEQIIVSHCLERFGLIVEPKDIERAHRLGRYTTNRKRPIIVKLSSFKTKESILSNGPKLKGTNFSIGEDFTRPVRTARKQLIAFARSKSVPFSLRYKTLHIGAQRYIFDTASGTVKAVS from the coding sequence atgcaggTTAGTAGTTGGTATCAAGCTCCTTCTAAAAAATCAAGTGATTACTTTTTGgtgcagctgccaagcccacagtgcTGCATCTTACTTATTTCTGAATGTATTGAAGCCATACGTGCCTTGCTACTGCTATCAGGGGACATAGAGACAAACCCCGGTCCTGAAAAAGCTGTCCTCGACGAACTAAAAAAATTGTCTACTGGCCAGGCCACACTAATATCCGAGATGCAGAGCCTCAAAACCCAGCTAACGAGCACAAACTGCACTATTGCTAATCTAAGCACCCGCCTCACAGACTTAGAAAATCTCTGCAAAAATCTTTTGGCTCTCCGAACAGAAGTTGACGCCATTAGCACTAAGACCGGTCAACTAACCCATCGTATGTGCGATATTGAAGAGCGCCTTGACGACCTCGAGAACCGTTCCCGGCGCAACAATTTAATATTCTACGGTTTTCCTGACACTAACCCGAAGGAAACATACGTTCAATCGGAGCAAATAATCGTAAGCCACTGTCTTGAACGCTTTGGTCTTATAGTCGAGCCCAAAGATATAGAGCGAGCACATCGACTAGGGCGTTACACCACTAACCGCAAACGACCCATCATAGTGAAGCTTTCATCCTTCAAAACCAAAGAATCTATCCTCTCAAACGGTCCAAAACTAAAAGGCACAAATTTCAGCATTGGGGAAGACTTCACGCGTCCAGTTCGAACCGCCCGAAAACAGCTCATTGCCTTTGCTAGGAGCAAATCCGTACCATTTTCATTGCGTTACAAAACATTGCATATTGGAGCCCAGCGCTATATCTTTGACACTGCATCAGGAACTGTCAAAGCCGTATCGTAG